The Entelurus aequoreus isolate RoL-2023_Sb linkage group LG23, RoL_Eaeq_v1.1, whole genome shotgun sequence genome has a window encoding:
- the LOC133640683 gene encoding zinc finger protein 771-like: protein MNARQEERPLQQQEDPQPPHVKEEEEDLWVTQEEECHPGQEEADLTKFPLTVVSVKTEDREDKPPESSQLHHSPNVCEEHLYPEQQKWSFRMRTEEPQPSHIKKEEVYPQIPHFKKEEEHPLIPHFKEEEEDPLTPHFKEEAVDPHSHHIKEEEEEHSISQQGEHLEGLEEVDVTKMPVTGVPVKSEDDEVKGESEEKREAEPPSSSSTQHMTTEADGDHCGGSQADKLLAPLSDSEDTTSHSPDTDDEDSKDDKTCHTDNTHFTCSHCDKTFNDRSNMKRHMRTHTGEKPFSCSECDKSFVRNQSLKEHMRIHTGEKPFSCSICGKAFTQRPNFKAHMRIHTGEKKMSCSECGKSFVRNGNLKSHMRTHTGEKPFSCSECGKSFAINQSLKEHMRTHFGEKPYSCSSCNKSFCRLITLTAHTRTHTGEKVLSCSVCGERFSSKYQCKKHKCAGENSSSK, encoded by the exons ATGAACGCTCGTCAAGAAGAACGTCCCCTTCAGCagcaggaggatccacagcccccccacgttaaagaggaagaggaggatctctGGGTTACTCAGGAGGAAGAGTGTCATccagggcaggaggaggctgatctaaccaagtttccactgactgttgtctctgtgaagactgaagaccgtgaagacaaaccacctgagtcctcacagcttcatcacagtccaa acgtctgtgaagaacatctttACCCTGAGCAACAGAAGTGGAGTTTCAGGATGCGGAcagaggagccacagccctcccacattaagaaggaagaggtaTATCCTCAGATCCCCcattttaaaaaggaagaggaacacccactgatcccccattttaaagaggaagaggaggacccactgaccccccattttaaagaggaagcagtGGATCCACACAGccatcacattaaagaggaagaggaggaacacagcatcagtcagcagggagagcatcttgaaggactggaggaggttgatgtcaccaagatgccagtgactggtgtccctgtgaagagtgaagatgatgaggtcaaaggtgaaagtgaggagaagagagaggcggagcctccaagcagcagctcaactcaacacatgacaacagaagctgatggagaccactgtggaggatcacaagcagacaagctcttagctccactatcagatagtgaggacacaacgtcacactctcctgacactgatgatgaagactctaaagatgataagacatgtcacactgacaacacacacttcacatgttctcactgcgACAAAACTTTTAATGACCGTAGCAatatgaaaagacacatgagaacacacactggagaaaaacctttttcctgctcagaatgtgataAAAGTTTTGTAagaaatcaaagtttaaaagaacacatgagaatacacactggagaaaaacctttttcgtgttcaatctgcggtaaagcttTTACGCAAAGGCCcaatttcaaagcacacatgagaatacacactggagaaaaaaaaatgtcctgctcagaatgtggtaaaagttttgtaagaaatggaaatttgaaatcacacatgagaacacacactggagaaaaacctttttcctgctcagaatgtggtaaaagttttgcaataaatcaaagtttaaaagaacacatgagaacgcactttggtgaaaaaccatactcctgttcaagctgcaacaaaagcttttgTCGCCTAATAACTCTTACAGcacacacgagaacacacacaggagagaaagtgttgagttgcagtgtgtgtggtgaaagattctcttctaagtaccagtgtaagaaacacaagtgtgctggtgagaacagcagcagcaaatga
- the LOC133640601 gene encoding gastrula zinc finger protein XlCGF57.1-like isoform X1 produces MCERTITEYKEELSRTKEENKRLPQLLDAVFKKPQVVLHRTDVCEKYRPPEQQEGSSSVEQKRSQALHVKEEEPQPPHFKDEEKQRLSPHFIEEDKRHLISVKSEDDEVKGESEEKREAEPPSSSSTQHMTTEADGDHCGGSQADKLLAPLSDSEDTTSHSPDTDDEDSKDDKTCHTDNTHFTCSLCDKTFNDRSNMKRHVRTHTGEKPFSCSECDKSFVRNQSLKEHMRIHTGEKPFSCSICGKAFTQSQYFKAHMRIHTGEKKISCSHFTCSHCDKTFEYHCHLKSHMRTHTGEKPFSCSECGKSFAVSQILKVHMRTHTGEKPFPCSICGKDFTHRHDLKIHMRTHTGEKPFSCSECGKSFAVSRILKVHMRTHTGEKPFLCSICGKDFTQRRDLKIHMTKHTGEKPFSCSECGKNFAVSTSLKVHKKTHTGEKHVSCSECGKSFAVSQSLKIHMRTHTGEKPYLCSVCGKDFTQSSSFKAHMRTHTGEKPFSCSECGKSFAVNHSLKEHMRIHAGQKPFSCSVCGKDFTQREHFKAHMRIHTGEKPFSCSECGKSFVKNVSLKVHMRTHTGEKPYSCSSCNKSFRYLKTLRAHMRTHTGEKVLSCSVCGERFSSKYQCKKHKCAGENSSSK; encoded by the exons atgtgcgaaagaacgataacAGAGTACAAAGAGGAACTTTCTCGAACAAAAGAAGAGAACAAAAGACTAcctcaactactggacgctgttttcaagaaacctcaagttgtgttacacagaacag acgtctgtgaaaaaTATCGTCCACCTGAGCAGCAGGAGGGGTCCTCCAGTGTGGAGCAGAAGAGGTCACAGGCCCTCCACGTGAAagaagaggagccacagcccccccactttaaagatgaagaaaaacaGCGGCTGTCCCCCCACTTCATAGAGGAAGACAAGAGACACCTCATcagtgtgaagagtgaagatgatgaggtcaaaggtgagagtgaggagaagagagaggcggagcctccaagcagcagctcaactcaacacatgacaacagaagctgatggagaccactgtggaggatcacaagcagacaagctcttagctccactatcagatagtgaggacacaacgtcacactctcctgacactgatgatgaagactctaaagatgataagacatgtcacactgacaacacacacttcacatgctctctctgtgacaaaacttttaatGACCGTAGCAATATGAAAAGACacgtgagaacacacactggagaaaaacctttttcctgctcagaatgtgataAAAGTTTTGTAagaaatcaaagtttaaaagaacacatgagaatacacactggagaaaaacctttttcgtgTTCGATCTGCGGTAAAGCTTTTACGCAAAGTCAAtatttcaaagcacacatgagaatacacactggagaaaaaaaaatatcctgctcacacttcacatgttctcactgtgacaaaacttttgaataccattgtcatctgaaaagtcacatgagaacacacactggagaaaaacctttttcctgctcagaatgtggtaaaagttttgcagtAAGTCAaattttaaaagtacacatgagaacacacactggagaaaaaccttttccatgttcaatctgcggtaaagattttactcataggcacgatttgaaaatacacatgagaacacacactggagaaaaacctttttcctgctcagaatgtggtaaaagttttgcagtAAGTCGaattttaaaagtacacatgagaacacacactggagaaaaaccttttttatgttcaatctgcggtaaagattttactcaaaggcgcgatttgaaaatacacatgacaaaacacactggagaaaaacctttttcctgctcagaatgtggtaaaaattTTGCAGTAAGTACAAGTTTAAAAgtacacaaaaaaacacacactggagaaaaacatgtttcctgctcagaatgtggtaaaagttttgcagtAAGTCAAagtttgaaaatacacatgagaacacacactggagaaaaaccttattTGTGTTcagtctgcggtaaagattttactcaaagttccagtttcaaagcacacatgagaacacacactggagaaaaacctttttcctgctcagaatgtggtaaaagttttgcagtaaatcacagtttaaaagaacacatgagaatacacgctGGACAAAAACCTTTTTCGTGTTcagtctgcggtaaagattttactcaaagggagcatttcaaagcacacatgagaatacacactggagaaaaacccttttcctgctcagaatgtggtaaaagttttgtaaaaaatgtaagtttaaaagtacacatgagaacacacactggtgaaaaaccatactcctgttcaagctgcaacaaaagcttcCGTTACCTAAAAACTCttagagcacacatgagaacacacacaggagagaaagtgttgagttgcagtgtgtgtggtgaaagattctcttctaagtaccagtgtaagaaacacaagtgtgctggtgagaacagcagcagcaaatga
- the LOC133640601 gene encoding gastrula zinc finger protein XlCGF57.1-like isoform X2, with the protein MCHSRTGHSIVCTRQTGQHSRPQYQPKDVCEKYRPPEQQEGSSSVEQKRSQALHVKEEEPQPPHFKDEEKQRLSPHFIEEDKRHLISVKSEDDEVKGESEEKREAEPPSSSSTQHMTTEADGDHCGGSQADKLLAPLSDSEDTTSHSPDTDDEDSKDDKTCHTDNTHFTCSLCDKTFNDRSNMKRHVRTHTGEKPFSCSECDKSFVRNQSLKEHMRIHTGEKPFSCSICGKAFTQSQYFKAHMRIHTGEKKISCSHFTCSHCDKTFEYHCHLKSHMRTHTGEKPFSCSECGKSFAVSQILKVHMRTHTGEKPFPCSICGKDFTHRHDLKIHMRTHTGEKPFSCSECGKSFAVSRILKVHMRTHTGEKPFLCSICGKDFTQRRDLKIHMTKHTGEKPFSCSECGKNFAVSTSLKVHKKTHTGEKHVSCSECGKSFAVSQSLKIHMRTHTGEKPYLCSVCGKDFTQSSSFKAHMRTHTGEKPFSCSECGKSFAVNHSLKEHMRIHAGQKPFSCSVCGKDFTQREHFKAHMRIHTGEKPFSCSECGKSFVKNVSLKVHMRTHTGEKPYSCSSCNKSFRYLKTLRAHMRTHTGEKVLSCSVCGERFSSKYQCKKHKCAGENSSSK; encoded by the coding sequence acgtctgtgaaaaaTATCGTCCACCTGAGCAGCAGGAGGGGTCCTCCAGTGTGGAGCAGAAGAGGTCACAGGCCCTCCACGTGAAagaagaggagccacagcccccccactttaaagatgaagaaaaacaGCGGCTGTCCCCCCACTTCATAGAGGAAGACAAGAGACACCTCATcagtgtgaagagtgaagatgatgaggtcaaaggtgagagtgaggagaagagagaggcggagcctccaagcagcagctcaactcaacacatgacaacagaagctgatggagaccactgtggaggatcacaagcagacaagctcttagctccactatcagatagtgaggacacaacgtcacactctcctgacactgatgatgaagactctaaagatgataagacatgtcacactgacaacacacacttcacatgctctctctgtgacaaaacttttaatGACCGTAGCAATATGAAAAGACacgtgagaacacacactggagaaaaacctttttcctgctcagaatgtgataAAAGTTTTGTAagaaatcaaagtttaaaagaacacatgagaatacacactggagaaaaacctttttcgtgTTCGATCTGCGGTAAAGCTTTTACGCAAAGTCAAtatttcaaagcacacatgagaatacacactggagaaaaaaaaatatcctgctcacacttcacatgttctcactgtgacaaaacttttgaataccattgtcatctgaaaagtcacatgagaacacacactggagaaaaacctttttcctgctcagaatgtggtaaaagttttgcagtAAGTCAaattttaaaagtacacatgagaacacacactggagaaaaaccttttccatgttcaatctgcggtaaagattttactcataggcacgatttgaaaatacacatgagaacacacactggagaaaaacctttttcctgctcagaatgtggtaaaagttttgcagtAAGTCGaattttaaaagtacacatgagaacacacactggagaaaaaccttttttatgttcaatctgcggtaaagattttactcaaaggcgcgatttgaaaatacacatgacaaaacacactggagaaaaacctttttcctgctcagaatgtggtaaaaattTTGCAGTAAGTACAAGTTTAAAAgtacacaaaaaaacacacactggagaaaaacatgtttcctgctcagaatgtggtaaaagttttgcagtAAGTCAAagtttgaaaatacacatgagaacacacactggagaaaaaccttattTGTGTTcagtctgcggtaaagattttactcaaagttccagtttcaaagcacacatgagaacacacactggagaaaaacctttttcctgctcagaatgtggtaaaagttttgcagtaaatcacagtttaaaagaacacatgagaatacacgctGGACAAAAACCTTTTTCGTGTTcagtctgcggtaaagattttactcaaagggagcatttcaaagcacacatgagaatacacactggagaaaaacccttttcctgctcagaatgtggtaaaagttttgtaaaaaatgtaagtttaaaagtacacatgagaacacacactggtgaaaaaccatactcctgttcaagctgcaacaaaagcttcCGTTACCTAAAAACTCttagagcacacatgagaacacacacaggagagaaagtgttgagttgcagtgtgtgtggtgaaagattctcttctaagtaccagtgtaagaaacacaagtgtgctggtgagaacagcagcagcaaatga